One stretch of Sander vitreus isolate 19-12246 chromosome 16, sanVit1, whole genome shotgun sequence DNA includes these proteins:
- the LOC144531557 gene encoding beta-1,3-galactosyl-O-glycosyl-glycoprotein beta-1,6-N-acetylglucosaminyltransferase 4-like isoform X1 — translation MSTLLTSVRQAFARMNTTCSVLRRRRKTFISSLLSLLTLYVLLLVSVRYSYIPESLPPPVALDDIQTFHRYNINCKAIYDMDPVEVGKSLIIRQKQVVEDKDESLLKLTSNCPLFIKSRGYDDVCVSEEEKDFPLAYSLVVHKSAWMIERLIRTLYSPSNIYCIHYDQKSSAQFISAMKGLVRCLPNVFIASKQESVFYASFSRLQADLNCLSDLLGSEVKWKYVINLCGQDFPLRSNIELVSEFKKLKGANMLETCRPSEYKKERFTFHHELRDASFEYKKLPVKTDQIKPPPPHSIEVFSGNAYFILSRDFVVHMDSSVVVKDFLAWSEDTYSPDEHFWATLVRLPGVPGEVPRSHPDVTDLMSQTRLVKWQYLEENLYPPCSGAHVRSVCIFGAAEMHWLLNYGHWFANKFDPKVDPILIQCLEEKLEEKQKLFQTVASHNCHKG, via the exons ATGTCCACTCTTCTGACATCG GTTCGCCAGGCGTTCGCAAG AATGAATACAACGTGTTCAGTACTGAGACGAAGAAGAAAGACATTCATATCTTCCCTCCTATCACTGCTGACTCTGTATGTCCTGCTACTGGTCAGTGTGAGGTACAGCTACATCCCTGAGTCCTTACCTCCCCCGGTTGCTTTAGATGACATCCAGACATTCCACAGGTACAATATTAACTGTAAGGCTATATACGACATGGACCCAGTGGAGGTGGGGAAGTCGCTGATCATCAGACAGAAACAAGTTGTGGAAGACAAGGATGAAAGTCTGCTTAAACTCACCTCAAACTGCCCATTGTTTATCAAGTCCAGAGGTTATGATGACGTGTGTgtctcagaggaggagaaagacttTCCTCTCGCTTACTCACTGGTTGTGCACAAATCTGCATGGATGATAGAGAGACTCATCCGAACGCTGTACTCGCCCAGTAACATCTACTGTATCCACTATGATCAGAAGTCCTCGGCTCAGTTCATCTCAGCCATGAAGGGTTTGGTCCGCTGTTTGCCCAATGTCTTCATCGCCTCCAAGCAAGAGTCTGTCTTTTATGCGAGCTTCAGTCGATTACAAGCTGATCTCAACTGTCTGTCCGACCTTTTGGGGTCAGAAGTCAAGTGGAAGTATGTCATCAACCTCTGTGGCCAAGATTTCCCCCTCAGGTCTAACATCGAACTAGTGTCAGAATTTAAGAAGTTAAAAGGAGCCAACATGCTGGAGACATGCCGACCCAGTGAGTACAAAAAGGAGAGGTTCACCTTTCACCATGAGCTGAGGGATGCCAGCTTTGAATATAAGAAACTGCCGGTGAAAACAGATCAGATAAAGCCCCCACCACCACACAGCATCGAGGTGTTCTCTGGGAATGCCTACTTTATCTTGTCCCGGGACTTTGTTGTGCACATGGACTCCTCGGTTGTGGTGAAAGATTTTTTGGCCTGGTCAGAGGACACCTACTCTCCAGACGAACACTTCTGGGCAACACTTGTGCGACTGCCAGGTGTACCTGGAGAGGTGCCCAGATCGCATCCCGATGTCACCGACCTGATGAGTCAGACCCGGCTGGTGAAGTGGCAGTACCTGGAGGAGAACCTTTACCCACCCTGCTCAGGGGCACACGTCCGCAGCGTTTGTATTTTTGGTGCTGCGGAAATGCATTGGTTGCTCAACTACGGCCACTGGTTCGCCAATAAGTTCGACCCCAAAGTGGACCCCATTCTCATTCAGTGCCTTGAGGAGAAGctggaggaaaaacaaaagttattcCAAACAGTGGCATCCCATAACTGTCATAAGGGTTAA
- the LOC144531557 gene encoding beta-1,3-galactosyl-O-glycosyl-glycoprotein beta-1,6-N-acetylglucosaminyltransferase 4-like isoform X2 → MNTTCSVLRRRRKTFISSLLSLLTLYVLLLVSVRYSYIPESLPPPVALDDIQTFHRYNINCKAIYDMDPVEVGKSLIIRQKQVVEDKDESLLKLTSNCPLFIKSRGYDDVCVSEEEKDFPLAYSLVVHKSAWMIERLIRTLYSPSNIYCIHYDQKSSAQFISAMKGLVRCLPNVFIASKQESVFYASFSRLQADLNCLSDLLGSEVKWKYVINLCGQDFPLRSNIELVSEFKKLKGANMLETCRPSEYKKERFTFHHELRDASFEYKKLPVKTDQIKPPPPHSIEVFSGNAYFILSRDFVVHMDSSVVVKDFLAWSEDTYSPDEHFWATLVRLPGVPGEVPRSHPDVTDLMSQTRLVKWQYLEENLYPPCSGAHVRSVCIFGAAEMHWLLNYGHWFANKFDPKVDPILIQCLEEKLEEKQKLFQTVASHNCHKG, encoded by the coding sequence ATGAATACAACGTGTTCAGTACTGAGACGAAGAAGAAAGACATTCATATCTTCCCTCCTATCACTGCTGACTCTGTATGTCCTGCTACTGGTCAGTGTGAGGTACAGCTACATCCCTGAGTCCTTACCTCCCCCGGTTGCTTTAGATGACATCCAGACATTCCACAGGTACAATATTAACTGTAAGGCTATATACGACATGGACCCAGTGGAGGTGGGGAAGTCGCTGATCATCAGACAGAAACAAGTTGTGGAAGACAAGGATGAAAGTCTGCTTAAACTCACCTCAAACTGCCCATTGTTTATCAAGTCCAGAGGTTATGATGACGTGTGTgtctcagaggaggagaaagacttTCCTCTCGCTTACTCACTGGTTGTGCACAAATCTGCATGGATGATAGAGAGACTCATCCGAACGCTGTACTCGCCCAGTAACATCTACTGTATCCACTATGATCAGAAGTCCTCGGCTCAGTTCATCTCAGCCATGAAGGGTTTGGTCCGCTGTTTGCCCAATGTCTTCATCGCCTCCAAGCAAGAGTCTGTCTTTTATGCGAGCTTCAGTCGATTACAAGCTGATCTCAACTGTCTGTCCGACCTTTTGGGGTCAGAAGTCAAGTGGAAGTATGTCATCAACCTCTGTGGCCAAGATTTCCCCCTCAGGTCTAACATCGAACTAGTGTCAGAATTTAAGAAGTTAAAAGGAGCCAACATGCTGGAGACATGCCGACCCAGTGAGTACAAAAAGGAGAGGTTCACCTTTCACCATGAGCTGAGGGATGCCAGCTTTGAATATAAGAAACTGCCGGTGAAAACAGATCAGATAAAGCCCCCACCACCACACAGCATCGAGGTGTTCTCTGGGAATGCCTACTTTATCTTGTCCCGGGACTTTGTTGTGCACATGGACTCCTCGGTTGTGGTGAAAGATTTTTTGGCCTGGTCAGAGGACACCTACTCTCCAGACGAACACTTCTGGGCAACACTTGTGCGACTGCCAGGTGTACCTGGAGAGGTGCCCAGATCGCATCCCGATGTCACCGACCTGATGAGTCAGACCCGGCTGGTGAAGTGGCAGTACCTGGAGGAGAACCTTTACCCACCCTGCTCAGGGGCACACGTCCGCAGCGTTTGTATTTTTGGTGCTGCGGAAATGCATTGGTTGCTCAACTACGGCCACTGGTTCGCCAATAAGTTCGACCCCAAAGTGGACCCCATTCTCATTCAGTGCCTTGAGGAGAAGctggaggaaaaacaaaagttattcCAAACAGTGGCATCCCATAACTGTCATAAGGGTTAA